One genomic window of Diospyros lotus cultivar Yz01 chromosome 8, ASM1463336v1, whole genome shotgun sequence includes the following:
- the LOC127807455 gene encoding BTB/POZ domain and ankyrin repeat-containing protein NPR1 isoform X1 encodes MGNLELLLGDSGGDYSDAEILVENIPIGVHRCILSSAIQTIIFCRFTSSSLVSNGSFCHKKIPAAGPETGSSLEIISLSKLSNNLEQLLGDSGGDYSDAEILVENIPVGVHRCILAARSRFFHELFEKKKGTLQKEEKPKYDVNDLLPYGRVGYESFLIFLSYLYTGKLRPFPSAVSTCVDNLCAHDACRPAIEFIAELMYASSIFQVPELASLFQRRLLNFVDKALVEDVIPILLVAHHCESSQLVTSCVDRVARSNLDSITLEKELPFEVAENIKLLRAPAPVDDENDLQVVDPVRETRIKRILRALDSDDIELVNLLLSESGITLDEANALHYAAAYCDPKVVKEVLAMGGTDLNLRNARGYTVLHIAAMRREPSIIVALLNKGACPSDTTLDGRTAVRICQRLTRPKDYDEKTEQGQETNEYRICIDVLEREMWRNPMTGNVSASSPIMTDDLHMSLLYLENRVAFTRLLFPSEAKLAMEIASAETSEFAGILTSRGSNGNLREVDLNETPIMQKRRLLSRIEILLKTVEMGRRYFPHCSKALDKFMEDDLPDLLYLEKGTPEEQRMKKQRFVELKEDVQRAFDKDKAKAERTRSGLSSSSASSFKHAVSHKVRKLGRYVNYIIGCCRR; translated from the exons ATGGGGAATCTGGAACTGCTTTTGGGTGATTCGGGTGGTGATTATAGTGATGCAGAGATCCTTGTTGAGAACATACCAATTGGCGTTCACAGATGCATACTGTCTTCGGCAATACAAACCATTATTTTCTGTCG CTTTACTTCATCTTCACTTGTATCAAATGGATCCTTTTGCCACAAGAAGATACCAGCCGCAGGTCCAGAGACAGGGTCCAGTCTTGAAATAATCAGCTTAAGCAAGCTTAGTAATAATCTGGAACAGCTTTTGGGTGATTCGGGCGGTGATTATAGTGATGCAGAGATCCTTGTTGAGAACATACCAGTTGGCGTTCACAGATGCATACTGGCTGCACGGAGTAGATTTTTCCACGAGCTTTTCGAGAAAAAAAAGGGGACCCTTCAGAAAGAAGAGAAGCCAAAATATGACGTGAATGATTTGTTGCCCTATGGCAGGGTTGGTTATGAGTCTTTCCTAATTTTCTTGAGCTATTTGTACACTGGAAAGCTAAGGCCTTTTCCTTCAGCTGTGTCAACATGTGTGGATAATCTATGTGCCCATGATGCTTGCAGACCTGCTATTGAGTTTATTGCAGAATTGATGTATGCATCTTCAATTTTTCAGGTGCCAGAGCTTGCTTCACTTTTTCAG CGGAGACTTCTGAATTTTGTTGACAAAGCTCTTGTGGAAGATGTCATCCCAATTCTTCTTGTAGCCCATCATTGTGAATCAAGTCAGCTTGTTACTAGCTGTGTTGACAGAGTAGCAAGGTCAAATCTCGACAGCATCACTCTAGAGAAAGAACTCCCTTTCGAAGTGGCCGAAAATATTAAATTGCTCCGCGCCCCTGCCCCGGTTGATGATGAAAATGACTTACAGGTTGTTGATCCAGTACGTGAGACAAGAATCAAAAGAATACTTAGGGCATTAGACTCGGATGATATTGAACTTGTAAATCTTCTACTGAGTGAATCTGGTATAACGTTAGATGAAGCCAATGCTCTTCATTATGCTGCTGCTTACTGTGATCCAAAGGTCGTAAAAGAAGTGCTTGCAATGGGTGGCACTGATCTTAATCTTCGAAATGCTCGGGGTTACACAGTCCTTCATATTGCTGCAATGCGCAGAGAGCCCTCCATAATTGTTGCGCTTTTGAATAAAGGAGCTTGTCCATCGGATACCACATTGGACGGACGAACTGCTGTCAGAATTTGTCAGAGATTAACAAGGCCAAAGGATTATGATGAGAAAACAGAGCAGGGACAGGAAACAAACGAATATCGAATATGCATTGATGTTCTGGAGAGAGAGATGTGGAGGAATCCAATGACTGGGAATGTATCAGCATCTTCTCCTATAATGACTGATGATCTGCACATGAGTCTGTTGTACCTAGAAAATAGAG TCGCATTTACACGACTGTTGTTCCCTTCTGAAGCCAAGCTAGCCATGGAAATTGCTTCTGCTGAGACATCTGAATTTGCTGGAATCTTGACATCAAGAGGTTCAAATGGGAACTTGAGGGAGGTTGATCTGAATGAGACACCCATAATGCAGAAGAGGCGGCTACTTTCAAGGATTGAAATTCTCTTGAAAAcag TGGAAATGGGTCGGCGTTATTTCCCGCACTGTTCAAAAGCGCTGGACAAGTTCATGGAGGATGACCTACCCGATCTGTTGTATCTTGAGAAGGGAACCCCTGAGGAGCAGAGAATGAAGAAGCAGCGGTTCGTGGAGCTCAAGGAAGACGTTCAGCGGGCATTTGACAAGGACAAGGCCAAGGCCGAGCGTACACGTTCTggcctttcttcttcatctgcCTCGTCCTTCAAACACGCTGTAAGTCATAAAGTTAGAAAGCTGGGACGATATGTTAACTACATAATAGGCTGTTGCAGGAGATAG
- the LOC127807455 gene encoding BTB/POZ domain and ankyrin repeat-containing protein NPR1 isoform X3, with amino-acid sequence MHTVFGNTNHYFLFTSSSLVSNGSFCHKKIPAAGPETGSSLEIISLSKLSNNLEQLLGDSGGDYSDAEILVENIPVGVHRCILAARSRFFHELFEKKKGTLQKEEKPKYDVNDLLPYGRVGYESFLIFLSYLYTGKLRPFPSAVSTCVDNLCAHDACRPAIEFIAELMYASSIFQVPELASLFQRRLLNFVDKALVEDVIPILLVAHHCESSQLVTSCVDRVARSNLDSITLEKELPFEVAENIKLLRAPAPVDDENDLQVVDPVRETRIKRILRALDSDDIELVNLLLSESGITLDEANALHYAAAYCDPKVVKEVLAMGGTDLNLRNARGYTVLHIAAMRREPSIIVALLNKGACPSDTTLDGRTAVRICQRLTRPKDYDEKTEQGQETNEYRICIDVLEREMWRNPMTGNVSASSPIMTDDLHMSLLYLENRVAFTRLLFPSEAKLAMEIASAETSEFAGILTSRGSNGNLREVDLNETPIMQKRRLLSRIEILLKTVEMGRRYFPHCSKALDKFMEDDLPDLLYLEKGTPEEQRMKKQRFVELKEDVQRAFDKDKAKAERTRSGLSSSSASSFKHAVSHKVRKLGRYVNYIIGCCRR; translated from the exons ATGCATACTGTCTTCGGCAATACAAACCATTATTTTCT CTTTACTTCATCTTCACTTGTATCAAATGGATCCTTTTGCCACAAGAAGATACCAGCCGCAGGTCCAGAGACAGGGTCCAGTCTTGAAATAATCAGCTTAAGCAAGCTTAGTAATAATCTGGAACAGCTTTTGGGTGATTCGGGCGGTGATTATAGTGATGCAGAGATCCTTGTTGAGAACATACCAGTTGGCGTTCACAGATGCATACTGGCTGCACGGAGTAGATTTTTCCACGAGCTTTTCGAGAAAAAAAAGGGGACCCTTCAGAAAGAAGAGAAGCCAAAATATGACGTGAATGATTTGTTGCCCTATGGCAGGGTTGGTTATGAGTCTTTCCTAATTTTCTTGAGCTATTTGTACACTGGAAAGCTAAGGCCTTTTCCTTCAGCTGTGTCAACATGTGTGGATAATCTATGTGCCCATGATGCTTGCAGACCTGCTATTGAGTTTATTGCAGAATTGATGTATGCATCTTCAATTTTTCAGGTGCCAGAGCTTGCTTCACTTTTTCAG CGGAGACTTCTGAATTTTGTTGACAAAGCTCTTGTGGAAGATGTCATCCCAATTCTTCTTGTAGCCCATCATTGTGAATCAAGTCAGCTTGTTACTAGCTGTGTTGACAGAGTAGCAAGGTCAAATCTCGACAGCATCACTCTAGAGAAAGAACTCCCTTTCGAAGTGGCCGAAAATATTAAATTGCTCCGCGCCCCTGCCCCGGTTGATGATGAAAATGACTTACAGGTTGTTGATCCAGTACGTGAGACAAGAATCAAAAGAATACTTAGGGCATTAGACTCGGATGATATTGAACTTGTAAATCTTCTACTGAGTGAATCTGGTATAACGTTAGATGAAGCCAATGCTCTTCATTATGCTGCTGCTTACTGTGATCCAAAGGTCGTAAAAGAAGTGCTTGCAATGGGTGGCACTGATCTTAATCTTCGAAATGCTCGGGGTTACACAGTCCTTCATATTGCTGCAATGCGCAGAGAGCCCTCCATAATTGTTGCGCTTTTGAATAAAGGAGCTTGTCCATCGGATACCACATTGGACGGACGAACTGCTGTCAGAATTTGTCAGAGATTAACAAGGCCAAAGGATTATGATGAGAAAACAGAGCAGGGACAGGAAACAAACGAATATCGAATATGCATTGATGTTCTGGAGAGAGAGATGTGGAGGAATCCAATGACTGGGAATGTATCAGCATCTTCTCCTATAATGACTGATGATCTGCACATGAGTCTGTTGTACCTAGAAAATAGAG TCGCATTTACACGACTGTTGTTCCCTTCTGAAGCCAAGCTAGCCATGGAAATTGCTTCTGCTGAGACATCTGAATTTGCTGGAATCTTGACATCAAGAGGTTCAAATGGGAACTTGAGGGAGGTTGATCTGAATGAGACACCCATAATGCAGAAGAGGCGGCTACTTTCAAGGATTGAAATTCTCTTGAAAAcag TGGAAATGGGTCGGCGTTATTTCCCGCACTGTTCAAAAGCGCTGGACAAGTTCATGGAGGATGACCTACCCGATCTGTTGTATCTTGAGAAGGGAACCCCTGAGGAGCAGAGAATGAAGAAGCAGCGGTTCGTGGAGCTCAAGGAAGACGTTCAGCGGGCATTTGACAAGGACAAGGCCAAGGCCGAGCGTACACGTTCTggcctttcttcttcatctgcCTCGTCCTTCAAACACGCTGTAAGTCATAAAGTTAGAAAGCTGGGACGATATGTTAACTACATAATAGGCTGTTGCAGGAGATAG